Proteins encoded by one window of Salvia splendens isolate huo1 chromosome 7, SspV2, whole genome shotgun sequence:
- the LOC121741256 gene encoding protein EMBRYONIC FLOWER 1-like has protein sequence MDNSIVAMEESHKRNDSPVSASKSLGSFVQINSIAIDLSCAMEETESPLHEHFSIRGFVAGMRKKDPKTCFPFTSQGVNDDLVDNLLPPLSVPKFRWWQCPACVSDFSAESTGLKMVLADRSDAGTSSCLHVDREKEVLFSHSRRNIGKSHVLRKSIDGEENNPHNKMKNADSKCKDHKASTRSKEKTDVRNDKYGASYAHIKKANPIQIVERNNNNADVSDERIAENASFRLDEPDDVSFPSDAAGGVLPRRRKLKLRYLADIMKEENNSLREHIKVRSVLSSGKQVTSTDKEDDSHRHSELETSAEMATVTISPHRRRKIAAEEDRGPPQVTNPLGKAKRFKCPIPGSDKKRRMLLQSDSESEGDGSPQSDLQLSAKTQQNKPRRNRALGIKRTMDHIHGDNEMLIRDLTPVTNAKFLENTQRHCDPEKTGCGNMENVPPAIRREIAPFLNNSISGKEVDRTSDKSTSKRHEGEVDRLLVPPRNSFTGDCNVQGKVVLELSLNSYAHAEKNSNNQMSDRQHRAIPDLNESFTEKSSSTQWNPMLTSENRCSPEYMDMAGEEKGQFRVSETQAIQNRHSNVESGGTSDDIPMDIVELLAKNQHERTLGNSRNHLLDFTTNSSVRGSPHVYTDGRPGIINFPLANARSGISITSGKTGPGQGSLSFPQVKNCQLDRGSMEENQFSLFSSFKPCYLKKAQYSASNSLYPGSRPSEGTDLLWAPRRKNVPFHLDVRQNHSVQHNGMDMQSFPSQSYKGKTISEMKDNSRRAAHDASAEKEGITRSSTKSAGSMDAYTNDAIPAMQLLSLMDHGTESGSTYKVGSNSFLDKPFTPCNHHPRINLSEKQNDSFLNRSFFSQGSHSNKDFPALLNSVRFPGETSSWKKTYAQGNKPPPRGNSNVFNPDSLDNPLTQPSRGNMEMEMEICSLNRNPADFSIPDAKNEYTISYKDLKAKKGNSLKQRSRGLNLEGLKRGRARKYAPGRGYSRE, from the exons ATGGATAATAGTATTGTGGCGATGGAAGAAAGTCACAAAAGAAATGATTCTCCGGTTTCTGCATCAAAGTCTTTAGGATCATTTGTTCAGATTAACTCTATAGCTATAGATCTCAGTTGTGCCATGGAAGAGACCGAGTCACCGTTGCACGAGCATTTTTCAATACG TGGCTTTGTTGCTGGAATGCGGAAAAAAGACCCGAAGACGTGTTTTCCCTTTACTTCACAAGGTGTAAATGATGATTTGGTCGATAATCTACTACCTCCACTATCTGTTCCCAAATTCAGATGGTGGCAGTGTCCGGCCTGTGTCTCAGACTTCTCTGCTGAGAGCACTGGACTAAAGATGGTGCTTGCAGACAGAAGTGATGCTGGCACAAGTTCTTGTCTGCATGTTGATCGAGAAAAGGAAGTTTTGTTCTCTCATAGCAGACGAAATATAG GCAAGTCACATGTTTTAAGGAAGTCTATAGATGGGGAAGAAAACAATCCAcataacaaaatgaaaaatgctGATTCAAAGTGCAAGGATCATAAAGCTAGCACAA GAAGCAAAGAGAAAACAGATGTCCGGAATGACAAATATGGGGCTTCATATGCTCATATAAAAAAAGCTAATCCAATCCAGATTGTGGAGAGAAACAATAACAACGCAG ATGTGTCTGATGAAAGAATTGCTGAGAATGCTTCATTCAGACTTGATGAGCCAGATGATGTATCGTTCCCGAGTGATGCTGCAGGTGGTGTGTTACCACGTAGGAGAAAACTGAAGCTGCGCTATCTGGCTGATATAATGAAggaagaaaataattcattgAGGGAACACATTAAAGTTAGGTCTGTTTTGTCCAGTGGGAAGCAGGTCACGTCTACGGATAAGGAAGATGATTCCCATCGTCATTCTGAGTTAGAGACATCTGCAGAGATGGCAACTGTAACTATAAGTCCTCATAGGAGAAGAAAGATTGCTGCAGAAGAAGACAGAGGACCTCCTCAAGTAACTAATCCACTTGGTAAAGCTAAAAGATTCAAATGTCCGATTCCAGGTTCAGATAAAAAACGCAGGATGCTTCTACAATCTGATTCAGAGTCGGAAGGAGATGGCTCTCCACAGTCGGATTTGCAACTTAGTGCAAAGACTCAACAGAACAAGCCCAGAAGAAATAGAGCTCTTGGAATCAAAAGAACGATGGATCATATTCATGGTGACAACGAAATGCTGATAAGAGACTTGACGCCAGTGACAAATGCTAAGTTCCTGGAAAACACACAGAGGCATTGTGATCCAGAAAAAACTGGTTGTGGTAATATGGAGAATGTCCCTCCTGCCATAAGACGAGAAATTGCACCATTTTTGAATAATTCAATATCTGGAAAAGAAGTGGATAGAACCTCTGATAAGTCCACAAGTAAGAGACATGAAGGCGAAGTTGATAGACTTCTCGTGCCTCCAAGAAATAGCTTTACAGGAGATTGCAACGTTCAAGGGAAAGTTGTGTTGGAGCTTTCACTGAACAGCTATGCTCATGCTGAAAAAAACTCAAACAACCAAATGTCTGACAGGCAGCATAGGGCCATTCCGGATCTGAACGAGTCGTTTACGGAAAAATCATCTTCAACTCAATGGAATCCGATGTTAACTTCTGAGAATAGGTGTTCACCTGAGTACATG GATATGGCTGGAGAAGAAAAAGGACAATTCAGAGTGTCTGAGACACAGGCCATCCAAAACAGACATAGCAATGTAGAATCTGGTGGGACTTCAGATGATATACCTATGGATATAGTCGAGCTTTTGGCCAAGAATCAACATGAAAGGACACTCGGAAATTCGAGGAACCATCTCCTTGATTTTACCACCAACAGTTCCGTTAGAGGGTCTCCCCACGTCTACACCGATGGACGTCCGGGCATCATCAATTTTCCTCTAGCTAATGCAAGAAGTGGTATTAGTATTACAAGTGGCAAGACGGGGCCCGGCCAAGGAAGCTTGAGTTTCCCGCAGGTGAAAAATTGTCAGTTGGACAGAGGCAGCATGGAGGAGAACCAATTCAGCCTTTTTAGCTCATTTAAACCTTGCTACCTGAAGAAAGCACAGTATTCGGCCTCAAATTCTCTCTATCCAGGATCTAGACCTAGTGAAGGGACTGACCTATTATGGGCTCCAAGGAGGAAGAATGTGCCTTTTCATCTTGATGTTCGACAGAACCACTCTGTTCAGCATAATGGCATGGATATGCAGTCATTCCCCAGCCAAAGTTACAAGGGGAAGACTATTAGTGAAATGAAGGATAATTCAAGAAGAGCTGCACATGATGCTTCTGCAGAGAAAGAGGGTATAACCAGGTCGAGCACCAAGTCTGCAGGATCTATGGATGCTTATACAAATGATGCAATTCCAGCTATGCAGTTACTGTCCTTGATGGATCATGGAACTGAATCAGGCTCTACGTACAAAGTTGGTTCAAATAGTTTTCTTGACAAACCTTTCACTCCCTGCAACCACCATCCACGGATTAATTTAAGTGAAAAGCAGAACGACTCGTTCCTCAATAGATCTTTCTTCTCACAAGGTAGCCACAGTAATAAAGACTTCCCTGCATTACTCAATAGTGTCCGTTTTCCTGGTGAAACCTCAAGCTGGAAAAAAACCTATGCTCAAG GAAACAAACCTCCACCACGAGGAAACAGTAATGTCTTCAACCCGGACAGCTTGGATAATCCCCTAACTCAACCATCAAGAGGCAacatggaaatggaaatggaaatttGCAGTCTCAACCGGAACCCTGCTGATTTCAGCATTCCTGATGCAAAGAATGAGTATACTATATCTTATAAAGATTTGAAAGCAAAAAAAGGGAATTCTCTGAAGCAAAGATCTCGGGGCCTGAATTTGGAGGGGTTGAAAAGAGGAAGAGCGAGAAAATATGCACCCGGTAGAGGGTATTCAAGAGAATAG